In Aegilops tauschii subsp. strangulata cultivar AL8/78 chromosome 3, Aet v6.0, whole genome shotgun sequence, one genomic interval encodes:
- the LOC141042941 gene encoding uncharacterized protein, which translates to MIQQFELNRQFMERMMAQFPCLNMNQQPAPVTLQDFMHLNPTIYHSSTQPLDVDDWLSDITYEMESASVAPASYVTFLSYFLKGPTAQWCDSHRHSLPVGTVITWPEFQAAFRARFIPQGIMDRKKREFRNLAQGNKSMDAYQREFLVLLCYAQEDMATDARRQEKFCDGLHPNIKLALLVHDFADFATLVNKAIQVDTGLLEHQGSLRRNRDASSSSGLASQKHGIWIPHNMYRPTAPAPRPSYAAPCLPPPPSRQPRLAATRPRAPAPNPNDGLCFKCGLPGHHSRNCPQNQN; encoded by the coding sequence ATGATACAGCAGTTTGAGCTGAATCGTCAGTTCATGGAACgaatgatggctcagtttccttgTCTGAATATGAATCAGCAGCCagccccagtaactctgcaggacttCATGCACCTCAACCCGACCATCTACCACAGCTCAACTCAACCTCTAGATGTTGATGACTGGCTCAGTGACATCActtatgagatggagtctgctagTGTGGCGCCTGCTAGCTATGTCACCTTTCTGTCTTACTTTCTGAAGGGTCCCACTGCTCAATGGTGTGACAGCCATAGGCATTCACTACCTGTTGGAACAGTCATCACCTGGCCGGAATTCCAAGCTGCCtttcgtgcccgcttcattcctcagggaatcATGGACAGGAAGAAGCGAGAGTTCCGCAACCTCGCCCAGGGCAACAAGTCCATGGatgcttatcagcgggagtttctggtcTTGTTGTGTTATGCTCAAGAAGATATGGCGACTGATGCACGCAGGCAGGAAAAGTTCTGTGACGGACTTCACCCTAACATCAAGCTAGCACTGCTCGTTCATGACTTTGCTGACTTTGCCACCTTAGTGAACAAGGCTATTCAGGTTGATACTGGTCTTCTGGAACACCAGGGATCTCTCAGGCGCAACCGCGATGCTAGCTCATCTTCGGGCCTGGCATCGCAGAAGCATGGGATTTGGATCCCCCACAACATGTACCGCCCAACTGCTCCTGCTCCAAGACCGTCTTATGCTGCACCGTgcctgcctccaccaccatctaggcagccaAGACTTGCAGCTACACGACCTCGAGCTCCTGCTCCCAATCCCAAtgatggtctgtgcttcaagtgtggccTTCCAGGTCACCATTCCAGGAACTGCCCTCAGAATCAGAACTAG